The Bacteroidota bacterium genome contains a region encoding:
- the rplI gene encoding 50S ribosomal protein L9 — MEVILKKDVANLGHTNDVVNVKRGYARNYLIPQGYAILATETNKKVLSENMRQKAFKEDKVRKEAEALAGAIENITVKIGAKAASTGRIFGSVNALQIADAIREQFNYEIDRKKIILDGDAIKELGTYKAKLNLYKDISVTINFEVFAE, encoded by the coding sequence ATGGAAGTTATTCTTAAAAAAGATGTGGCCAATCTTGGGCATACGAATGATGTGGTCAATGTAAAGCGTGGTTATGCCCGAAATTACCTCATACCACAGGGTTACGCCATCCTCGCCACTGAAACCAATAAAAAGGTGTTGTCGGAGAATATGAGACAAAAGGCCTTTAAAGAAGATAAGGTCCGTAAGGAGGCCGAAGCACTTGCCGGAGCTATTGAAAATATCACGGTAAAAATCGGTGCCAAAGCAGCTTCTACGGGAAGAATATTTGGTTCCGTTAATGCCCTTCAGATCGCTGATGCTATCAGGGAGCAGTTTAACTATGAAATCGATAGAAAAAAAATAATCCTCGATGGCGATGCAATTAAAGAACTGGGTACTTATAAAGCCAAACTCAACCTGTATAAAGATATCAGTGTAACGATAAATTTTGAAGTGTTTGCTGAATAA